The genome window ACGCAACGTGGGAACAAAAGAGGAGATCAAATTGCGGGTGCTTGAAGCGGCAAGCGATACCGATCTCGGCGCCGATTTCGGCGCTCCCGGCACGCTCATGGGGGTTGCTCGCTTTCCCCGAGCCCGTTTCGAAGCGGCTTATCCTTTCGGCCGTGTGATCTTGGAAGATAAAAGCGATGTGCCCGTGCGTGCCACCATCGAGGCTTTCAACCCCCTCATCCCTAACGACACGCCCAACTCTAGCCTTCCCTTTGGCCTTCTCACCATCACACTAACCAATATGACCCCTCTACCTGTGCGTGCCACGCTCACCCTCCTAATGACCAACATCATTGGAACCGACGGCATGGTCTCCGATCTCAAAGACAACGTCACGGAAACCGCAGAGGTTGTGGGCTGGCACGGTATGAAGTTCTACAAAGCCCGGGAGCTACGCACAGCTCAAAATGGTACCATGGCTTTCCTCACCGACGCACAGGAGATACATGTGGCGCGCCGTTGGCCTTTCCAGGGGAGTCCATGGAATGGAGAGGCTTTGGGCATTATCGACTCGCTCCTGCAAACCGGCTGGCTGCCCGATGCCGATCCAAACGCGCCCTGCCCACCATCGCCCAACGATACCTGGCATAGTTCCCTCACCATGATAGTGCCGCCCCTAGCGCCCAACAAAAGCCAAACGGTTCATCTCCTCATCGCATGGCATTTTCCCCTCCGCAACCTCCAAGAGGAGGGTTGGTGGTCGCCCGAAGCCGGCCAAGACCCCATTCAAACCAACTGGTATGCCACCCAATTTCAGGACGCGCTGGACGTGGCACGCCGTGTGATCCCACACCTGCCAGATTTACGCGAGAGAACCATCGCGTTCGTGAAGAGCGTTGTCGAGCATCCTGCACCTCATGCGCTACGTGAAGCCGCACTTTTCAACCTCACTCCCCTGCGCACCCATACCTGTTTTCGACTGGCCGATGGCACCTTCCTCGGCTGGGAGGGTTGTGCCGGCCAGAGCGGCTGCTGCATTGGCAGCTGCACACACGTTTGGAACTATGAGGTCGCAACCCTTAGCCTCTTTCCCGATCTCCATCGCAGCATGCTCGAATCGCATCTTAACTACGGGGTTGTGCAGGATGGAGGAGAGCGATTCCGCCTCTCCCTTCCCCTCATTAACCCAACCTGGTACGGTGCTGCTGCCGATGGGCAGATGGGGCTGATCGTGCGTGTCTACTCCCAATACCTGCACGACAAAGAGCGCGACGGTGAGGCTTGGTTGCGTAAGGTCTACCCTACGGTGAAACGCATGCTGGCTTTTGCATGGCTCCCTGGAGGATGGGATGCGGATAAAGACGGCGTGATGGAAGGTGCCCAACATAACACCTACGACGTAGAGTTTTTCGGCCCGAACCCACTCTGCACCGGTTGGTATCTGGCTGCCTTAGAGGCCACAGCGCGCATGGCGGAGATCGTCGGTGATACCGATTTTGCCCACACTTGCCGAGAGCTGCGCAAAAAGGGTGCCTACTGGGTGGACAACAACCTCTACAATGGCCAATACTACCAGCAGAAGATCGCAACGCCGCCATCACAGCCAGCCCCTATGACTGCCGTCACCGGCGAGTATCGCAACCCCCACCCTCAGTTT of Chthonomonas calidirosea T49 contains these proteins:
- a CDS encoding GH116 family glycosyl-hydrolase, with product MQSDWPILSRYDHEHTKAIAMPVGGIGTGFFALGGRGQLTEWQLMSRPNRGWRPPYAHLLLRTQRNVGTKEEIKLRVLEAASDTDLGADFGAPGTLMGVARFPRARFEAAYPFGRVILEDKSDVPVRATIEAFNPLIPNDTPNSSLPFGLLTITLTNMTPLPVRATLTLLMTNIIGTDGMVSDLKDNVTETAEVVGWHGMKFYKARELRTAQNGTMAFLTDAQEIHVARRWPFQGSPWNGEALGIIDSLLQTGWLPDADPNAPCPPSPNDTWHSSLTMIVPPLAPNKSQTVHLLIAWHFPLRNLQEEGWWSPEAGQDPIQTNWYATQFQDALDVARRVIPHLPDLRERTIAFVKSVVEHPAPHALREAALFNLTPLRTHTCFRLADGTFLGWEGCAGQSGCCIGSCTHVWNYEVATLSLFPDLHRSMLESHLNYGVVQDGGERFRLSLPLINPTWYGAAADGQMGLIVRVYSQYLHDKERDGEAWLRKVYPTVKRMLAFAWLPGGWDADKDGVMEGAQHNTYDVEFFGPNPLCTGWYLAALEATARMAEIVGDTDFAHTCRELRKKGAYWVDNNLYNGQYYQQKIATPPSQPAPMTAVTGEYRNPHPQFQLGAGCLIDQLVGQYRANRCGLGDLLDRYHIRQALASIFRYNHHESLRDHYNNMRTFATPEEAGTVICSYPLGNRPERPFPYFGECMTGFEYQFAVLLLDYGMRDEAVRVVEAVRNRHDGKKRNPFNEPECGSYYARSMAAWALLSAWEQSTK